Below is a genomic region from Pan troglodytes isolate AG18354 chromosome X, NHGRI_mPanTro3-v2.0_pri, whole genome shotgun sequence.
AGTTTGTTCCAATTGAAGAACAGAGGAAAATCAGTATGGCTGGATCCTCATGAGCATTGTGGGAAATGGCAGGATATGAGGCTAATGAGAAGCAGGGACTTGTAGGCTGTGATAAGGGATCTGGATCCTAAGTGCAGCAGAAAGTTGCAAAaaatcaagcactttgggaggccagtatgggaagatcacttgagcccaggagactgagaccagcctgagcaacacagggagacatgtctctacaaaaaataaaaatacattagctgggtgtagtggtgcacacctgtggtcccagctactcacgaggctgagaccagaggatcatttgagcctgggaggttgagaccagaggatcatttgagcctgggaggttgagattgcagtgaggcatgattgtgccactgcactccagcttgggtgacagtgaggccctgtctgaaggaaaaaaaaaaaacaaccccacaaATTAAGAAAAACTTAGGCTTGTACAGATGATGTGAGGCTAGAAAGGAGGATGCCTAGAATTAGACATGTATCCTGGTCTCACTGTGGAATATACTGGTATCTAGGGACTCTGGAAAGGATCCAGAGACAGATGACAGGTTCAATCACACAGGATGTGTGATTCAGCCCTTTCCCTGAAAAGCTTTGACCAGACCCTTCCTGGCTCTGATTCTTAGCAACCCCATCCTGCTTCAGGAAACATGTGATGTCAAGGTCTCAAAGAAAAGGGCAGTTCCTCCCCAGACAGCCTGCTAGAGGTTTGGGTTGAGTTCCTTTATAGCCAGGGTGGAGCAGGTTTAAGGGTGGGTCTCTAAGAAAGATTACTGTAAGTGTGGAGTGTGGAATAACTTGAGAAAGCAAATACAAGCCTGGCTTGGATTTGTGTGAATAATGTCTAGTGCCCCAAGCCCAAGGGTATATTAAGCATGAGTTGGAATTTGaccttttattttacttatttatttttttgagatggagtttcgctcttatcatccaggctggagtgcagtggcacaaactcggctcactacaacctctgcctcccgggtgcacgccattctcctgcctcagcctcccgagtagctgggattacaggtgcctgctaccacgcccggctaattttttgtatttttagtagagacagggtgtcaccatgttggccaggctggtctcaaactcctgacctcaggtgatccacccgcctcagactcccaaagtgctgggattagaggtgtgagctaccgtgcccagccggaatttgaacttttaaagatattctggggctgggtgcagtggctcaaaggGCTgctaatccctgcactttgggaggccaaagggggcagatcgcttgaacccaggagttcgagaccaacccagcaacatggcaaaaccctgtctctacaaaaaacaaaacagaaaaagctgggcatgttggcacatacctgtagtccttgctatccatgggggctgaggtgagaggatctcttgaacctgggaagtcagggctgtagtgagccatgattgtgccactgtactccagcctgggtgacagagggagactctggaaaaaaaaattctggaacatCAAGATGTAAAAGAGCTTCTATGTTAAAAATGCCACATCTAATGAAGAATTCCAGGCTTGTGGATTCAGTGGAGAAGAAGGACTAGgtgaataaatacaaattaacatggaattatttactgATAAGATGTCTGAAGATGAGAGGTGGCTTTTTCCTGAGGTGCCAGGCTTTTGTAATCTTTGCTCTTGACCTTCGCCGGGAGGGGGTGCAGAAGTTTGGAGCACCATGGATGTAACCTTTCAATCCTTTGGCCGTTGAGTGTCAGCACTACAGTTTGGATTAAAGCTCTTATTCACGAAGCAGCATCCAGCTTTTAGTAGACTTCTCagcaaacaaaatatttatgtgaTCAAGACTATGTTGAAAACAGTATATAGAGGGATAGTGGTAAAATGAATGGGGTAAATGGAGAACAATTTCCAGCAAGGAATGGTAAAGAGAGAGATTAAGGGCCAAAGGAGGAAAAGATGCTTAAGAAGCAATTCTTGAAGTAGATGGAAGGCAGAAGTGGTAAGATAGCTGTCTGTACTAGAGGATGatagacaaaattattttgtagtGCCTTGGTCCTGAGTTTGAAATTATAGCAGGCCATAGCACCCAATACTGAATTGTTGTCCCAAAGCTGCATCTGTATAGTGATATGACATGAGACTCTTTCTTAATCCATGTATGTTTCAACAATTCTAAATGGATACATTTAATAGTCaactaataataatattgatcTTCTCCCCTACATACAGTATGCACACAAGATAATTCTATATTTGAGTTTTTTCCCCCAAGCCCAGCACTGTAAGTAATCTAACAGTGAGACAGTTTCTCTTAAGAAAaacagacttgggttcaaatcttaaCTCTACCACAAACCAGCTGTGTGTCCTTTGTcatagcttctctgagcctcaatttccttatctgcaaaatggggataataactaTCTCATAAGACTATTAAGAATTAAAGagctaatacatgtaaagcatctAGTGtattagtaagtgctcaataaatgatagtatcattatcttgagttaattttaggGCTGATTATAGCTATCAGTCTATATCAAGCCAGTTTATGAGGAATATTCACGTTAAGAGGTAAGAAGCTAAACCTCTGCTCTTGTTCCCTCTTACTTCTGCAGGTACCTGGCATATACAGATCCTGGGCTTTCCTCTCAGACCAAACCGAGGACTATACCAACTAGTTAGAGCCACTGTGGTTTACCGCCATCATCTCCAACTAACTCGCTTCAATCTCTCCTGCCATGTGGAGCCCTGGGTGCAGAAAAACCCAACCAACCACTTCCCTTCCTCAGAAGGAGATTCCTCAAAACCTTCCCTGATGTCTAACGCTTGGAAAGAGATGGATATCACACAATTTGTTCAGCAAAGGTTCTGGAATAACAAGGGACACAGGATCCTACGACTCCGTTTTATGTGTCAGCAGCAAAAAGATAGTGGTGGTCTTGAGCTCTGGCATGGCACTTCATCCTTGGACACTGCCTTCTTGTTACTCTGTTTCAATGATACTCATAAAAGCATTCGGAAGGCTAAATTTCTTCCCAGGGGCATGGAGGAGTTCATGGAAAGGGAATCTCTTCTTCTCCGGAGAACCCGACAAGCAGATGGTATCTCAGCTGAGGTTACTGCCTCTTCCTCAAAACATAGTGGGCCTGAAAATAACCAGTGTTCCCTCCACCCTTTCCAAATCAGCTTCCGCCAGCTGGGTTGGGATCACTGGATCATTGCTCCCCATTTCTACACCCCAAACTACTGTAAAGGAACTTGTCTCCGAGTACTACGCGATGGTCTCAATTCCCCCAATCACGCCATTATTCAGAACCTTATCAATCAGTTGGTGGACCAGAGTGTTCCCCGGCCCTCCTGTGTCCCGTATAAGTATGTTCCAATTAGCGTCCTTATGATTGAGGCAAGTGGGAGTATTTTGTACAAGGAGTATGAGGGTATGATTGCTGAGTCTTGTACATGCAGATGACAGCAACAGTACAGCTAGATCAGGTTTCCCAGGAAACTGGAGGAGAGTTTAAAATATCAGTGTTAAAGCTGCAAGTAATCCTGTACCAATCTGTAGGTTATATTTCTTGCCTTAAGTGTTACTTAAGTCTCTTCCCCCACTTGTGAGCTAGTCAGTTTATAGAAACAGTTCTGATACCAGTCCCCTAGCAAGAATCAGTACAGTTTGACCACTAATCAGAGCCCTTAATGCTTGGGTAAAATGTCCTCTATTTTACTTTCCTTGGGGCTTTGTCAAAACTCAGCAGTCAGTAGTGGTAGAACTTCAGAAATTTTCCAACTTTTCCCAGCCTGGGAAAGGTGGGTGTCCATATTTTCCTAGTGTCCATATTCTGACGCTCTAGAAGATTTGGGGTGGTGAAAATAGCTTGGGATTTTATACTCCTCTTCTTGCTTCCTATGTCCTGGAAACTACTAGTAGCTAATCAGATAAATTGCCTGCTTCTGTGTTAGTATTACCTTCTAAAACTTTTCTCAGACTGGAAATTTTTCAGGTAACAGTCTTTATAGAAATCTTTTGAGGGACTAGAAGGTAGGAAATCTTTTTCTAAACCAGCAGGGCTTTTCCTCTTAGCCTCTGAATCTGGGAAAAGTATCTGGGATTATTTCCTGTCCTAGGTGAGTACAGTAGCATTTAATGAAGCCCATAAGGAAACTAGAGTATGGAGCTGTCTGAGATAATCTACTTCAAACCTGCATTTATGGTGAAGAAGAGAAAACCTGTCATTGCTGATTAGTATTATGAATGGGGGAGTTATTTTAAGTATTCTATGGAACAATAGAGTTGAGTATTTTCCTTATGTGACACTTAAACCCCTGTAAATTATCCTACAAAGTTCCTTGGTGGCTCCGAGGCTAGGAGTTGGCCTGATTGGGGGTGCAGGGGATTAGAGGGCTGTGAAGGAAGGACTACAGGATAAGGGTGAAACCTGCCAAGGCCTGGAGCTGACTTTATTCTGGGCTTGCCTGTTTCATGTGTTCAGTTTGGATCTGGACCGGGGTCTCTAAGGGAGAAGGGCTTGTTGTCTTTGGGAGACATGGAACGATGCCTTGAAATAAATGATGCTTGCAGTGTGACTCCTTTCTACTCCTATACTGTATTTAAATGATGGGACTGGGTTTTGTTGCAAATAAATCATTTCATTGTTGAAGAAAATCTTTACTGTTTTTAGAATTGGGAGAGATTGGAAggaatttatttcctttgttccCTTTAGCTATGGCTAGGAATTCAACCCTAATCCCTGAGGGGCAGGGCTGGAGCATCCTCTGAAGTTCTTCTCTCTTAAGGAAACACTGCTAGCCATCAGCCCTCGCCAAGGTGCCCCTTTAGGGAAACCCCTAAGGGGCCAGTAAGTCTTTCCCTGCCCAATTGCTCTTGACTAGTCTTATTGCAATTCTCATGGGATGGGACTGATTTAGGGTAGGTATGTGTGTTTGTGAAATCCCTACGTTTCTTACCTATTCGTTGTAAACTAACTCCTTTTACCACTCCCTTCAAAAGCTGGTTCCAACTAGGCTGAATATCTTGCAAGTGtataaatgcaaattttattCTTGTGACTGAGGAGCTATTCCTTAACATCAGTTTGCCTGTCTACCTTCTTTACTGTATCCTTAAGAATCAACTCAGGCATTTCTCATCTTCTCAATGTCCCCTTGACATACCAGCCTCAGGTGTGTATTAAGTTTCCTATGTATTCAGACCTCACAAAGCTAGGAGATCATGACTTATTGAAAATCCCTAAGATCCAAGATGCTAAACTTAGGATCTGGTCTTATAACCAAGGTCCATCTTCAGCTAGACTGAATATTTTGCAAGTCTCTAAGTGTCCCTCTGTGTTCATATAGCACTTTGTACCTGCCTTTAATACGCTCTAGTATATATGTCTATTCTTACAAAAACACGGAGCCCCTTTTGAGTTTCAACTGCATCTTACCCTTTTCTATATTATAAGAGCCTGGCACCTAGTAGGTCCTTAATGAATACAAACACACAATTATGACGTTTTTTTGTGAGTGATGCATTCTTCCTGACATGGAACATCtcaattttcacatattttatttttccatgggaatcaatgtaatataaaatagttTGTGTATCAAGTAAGATGATTATTATATCCTACTATTTCAAAATCATGATTTAAATTATAATAGAATGTAATAGCTATGTTAAGTAAGGCAGTTCTTGTAATCATTATATATGCTGCAGATTTATCTGGGAGGGGAACTATGGGCTTCCAGTCTAGCCTTTTCCCCAGCCTACTTGGGGTAGGCACAAATATCTAACAGGCCTGAAGATGGACCTCGATTATAGGACCAGATCCTGAGTTCAGCATCTTGGTTCTTAGGGATTTTCAGAAAGTCATGATCTCCTAGCCTTGTGAGTGCTGAATACATAGGAAACTTAATCTGTTTATGGAGGGTTCAGGATTAATTGGCCCTATTATCCATTAAGCCCTGAGTTATCAGAATACCCAAGGAAAACACTGGCAGGATGGGGTTACTTAGGATGATGTTGTGGATTCTTCCTTTGAAATATTGCTTCAGTTCAGTACTTTTTCTCAAATCCAAAGTTAGAGTTCTGTACCTCAAACCTTCCTCTGAGAGGAAGAATACATACTTGCTAGTGGAGGAGGGTgcgtgggtgggggtggggcctgtCTGCCCATGTAGGTGGGGAGAAATGGTTACTTGATCTGGAAAGGGAAAGTAGGAAGCAAGTCCACATTGTCCCAACAATCCCAATGAGTAAACTGGAACTTCATTTAATGTATGGGTGCAAaaggagcaggagcaggcattTAAACTTGTGTCTGATCGTGGATCTCTTTTGCATTTACCTTGGTAGTATGTCACAACCAATTCTGGGCAAAGTTGGGAAGCAGGCAGAACTTCAGTTACACAAACTATTTGACCTAATCTTGTAAAACATTTCCTGTCTTCAGTTAATTCTCCCAAGAGCACTATGAAGTAGGAGGTAttagtcttattttttaaaaactgcctcATTGAGGTGTAATTTACCATAAAAGCTaccatttaaggtgtacaattcagtggtttttagtatattcacagactTGTGTAAatatcaccacaatctaatttcaCCACAAAAGAAACCTCATGCCTTTTAGTGGTCAATCCCCATTCCCCCAACCTTTACCAACAGCTCCTGACAACCACTagtctactttctttttctctggattatggatatttaaataaatagaatcacaTGATATTTAGTTTTTGTAACTGGCTGCTTTAGTATGTTTTCAAGATCCACCTGTGTTATAGCATATATccatactttgtttctttttgttactgaataatattctattgtaggATATACCAAACTTTTATCCATCAATCTGATGGAAGTTCAAGTTTCTAtgttttgactattatgaataatcttGCCATGAATGTTCATGagaagtttttgtgtagacacaTATTTTCATTCCTCTTGTGTATACACCTAGGAGTAGAAATGGTATATCATAtggtatatttaacattttgaggaactgcaaaactattttccaaagtggctgcactctTTTATaatccagcaatgtatgagagtaccaatttctccacatcctcatcaacagtCATTATTGTCTGtgttttatattctagccatATTGGTGGAAGTGAAATGGTgcctccttgtggttttgatttgcatttccctaaggattaatgatgtggagcatcttttcatgtgcttattggcaaCTGGCACAtcatctttggataaatgtctattcaaaccATTTGCCCAGTTTAAAATTGTGTTGTCTCTTGTTGTGTTGTAAAAGTTCTTcatatgttttggatattaatctcttatcagagctatgatacacaaatattttctgattctGTGGATTATTtaactttcttgatggtgttctttgaacacaaaagtttttaatttggaaGAAG
It encodes:
- the BMP15 gene encoding bone morphogenetic protein 15 codes for the protein MGLLSILRILFLCELVLFMEHRAQMAEGGQSSIALLAEAPTLPLIEELLEESPGEQPRKPRLLGHSLRYMLELYRRSADSHGHPRENRTIGATMVRLVKPLTNVARPHRGTWHIQILGFPLRPNRGLYQLVRATVVYRHHLQLTRFNLSCHVEPWVQKNPTNHFPSSEGDSSKPSLMSNAWKEMDITQFVQQRFWNNKGHRILRLRFMCQQQKDSGGLELWHGTSSLDTAFLLLCFNDTHKSIRKAKFLPRGMEEFMERESLLLRRTRQADGISAEVTASSSKHSGPENNQCSLHPFQISFRQLGWDHWIIAPHFYTPNYCKGTCLRVLRDGLNSPNHAIIQNLINQLVDQSVPRPSCVPYKYVPISVLMIEASGSILYKEYEGMIAESCTCR